A window from Candidatus Nitrospira neomarina encodes these proteins:
- a CDS encoding sigma-54-dependent transcriptional regulator: protein MEAFDSAGSAIAKQVARILLVEDEIDVRESIKLQLEDEGHQVVDTESGGDALVLAEASQFDIVLTDVMIPDINGIELVQRITQLPNHPVMIVMTGYGSVEMAVKAIKAGAFDFLSKPFSMDVLSATLASALRVKSLQDENVELKKTVKGQFSLGKLISSSQVMQEVFQLIDCVADTDSTVLILGESGTGKELIAQTIHCHSMRRQGSLIPVNCGAIPEALLESELFGHEKGAFTGAVASRVGRFELATGGTIFLDEIGDLSPPLQVKLLRVLQERTFERVGGTRTYKSDARVIAATNQDLETLVAAKQFREDLFYRLNVVPVLVPPLRQRVEDIPLLLQHFITMFNDRRKAELTGVADDAMSLLCEYPWPGNVRELGNIVERIAILKRRGMIVPDDLPEKIRRLPSSHLPTMPAAIPVAGMDLSRTVEEFENRLILEALERTNWVKSKAARLLQINRTTLIEKLKKKSLAEVVAQRATPSEDLADV, encoded by the coding sequence ATGGAAGCGTTCGATTCTGCTGGATCAGCTATCGCGAAGCAGGTTGCCAGGATCCTGCTGGTTGAAGATGAAATCGATGTGCGGGAGTCCATCAAGTTGCAGCTTGAGGATGAGGGGCATCAGGTTGTGGATACGGAATCCGGCGGCGACGCCTTGGTTCTGGCCGAGGCTTCCCAGTTCGATATTGTCTTGACCGACGTGATGATTCCCGACATCAACGGAATTGAGTTAGTTCAGCGCATCACGCAACTTCCCAATCATCCGGTCATGATCGTCATGACGGGATATGGGTCGGTAGAGATGGCGGTAAAAGCGATTAAGGCCGGTGCCTTTGATTTTCTCTCTAAACCTTTTTCCATGGATGTGTTGAGTGCCACGCTTGCCAGTGCCTTACGGGTCAAGAGTCTTCAGGACGAGAATGTCGAATTGAAGAAAACCGTCAAAGGCCAATTTAGTTTAGGAAAACTCATTAGCTCCAGTCAGGTGATGCAGGAAGTATTTCAACTGATCGATTGCGTCGCCGATACCGATAGCACGGTGCTGATTTTAGGAGAAAGTGGAACCGGAAAAGAATTAATTGCCCAGACCATTCATTGTCATAGCATGCGGCGCCAGGGAAGCCTGATTCCTGTTAATTGCGGAGCGATTCCCGAGGCGTTATTAGAAAGTGAATTGTTCGGTCATGAGAAAGGGGCCTTTACCGGAGCGGTCGCATCTCGGGTCGGACGATTTGAGTTGGCGACGGGGGGAACAATTTTCCTTGATGAAATCGGAGATCTGAGTCCCCCGCTCCAAGTCAAGCTTTTGCGGGTCCTACAGGAGCGAACGTTTGAACGTGTAGGGGGGACTCGAACGTATAAATCGGACGCCCGGGTTATTGCCGCTACGAACCAAGATCTTGAAACCCTGGTGGCCGCGAAACAATTTCGGGAGGATTTGTTTTATCGATTAAACGTGGTGCCGGTTCTGGTTCCGCCTCTACGGCAGCGGGTCGAAGATATCCCGCTCCTGCTCCAGCATTTCATCACGATGTTCAATGATCGCCGGAAAGCAGAACTCACCGGAGTGGCCGATGATGCGATGAGTCTCTTATGTGAATATCCCTGGCCGGGAAATGTTCGTGAACTCGGAAACATTGTTGAGCGGATAGCGATCTTGAAACGGCGGGGGATGATCGTCCCGGATGATTTGCCGGAAAAAATCCGGCGATTACCCTCCTCTCATCTCCCCACCATGCCGGCGGCAATTCCCGTGGCCGGGATGGATCTCTCGAGAACGGTTGAGGAGTTTGAAAACCGGTTGATTCTTGAAGCGCTCGAGCGAACGAATTGGGTCAAAAGTAAAGCGGCTCGTCTCCTGCAAATCAATCGCACCACCCTCATTGAAAAGTTAAAAAAGAAATCCCTGGCCGAAGTGGTCGCACAACGGGCGACCCCATCGGAAGATCTGGCCGACGTGTAG
- a CDS encoding tetratricopeptide repeat protein — MRKFTWIALLCVFWPSAVLGGPCSEFSWYVSRDMMMPEIIRQGQDAVRAGQLLEARDMFATYLKEQEHGQFAEGTRWILSSLPDPLDEPGREKFQRIERLQAMKMSDPQSVYVPWAVCAMGNVYWEAGWFSEASGIFEDFLRSYPDHPLAGGVMVEAGLGYLSNRQYLEAALILRRVVEEPKWSGHRLKAALGLADATAMAKAWKQAYYWYRVVEAEKPELIRRSGNSSYQYGLTELAVGNPAMAISRFLLTVNLHPHEETAGMALNQISEKLRKDGHEYLALYFADQARQRFPDQEPGRRGQAALTRWVVAFVTQEHAKEDWVKEYHRFDDLEIYLSLSWDYVLETAGKLSHALERDVADESLLWMGQAYQALGEYADAVQTYTRLIVVTSSDESRQTGQDRLARLLQHQIRSFYDSKAWVPLLKFHTDYQDAFQLVPLERERLLMVAQAYQQVNLPAEAWHWYGQLLKEYPDSPLREDIRLQQVVVAQEQKNKSWVQEAGTSYLREFPNGRGRGQVETILALEALTDKRYAEAIQGFSAALQHVDGEMEQRYVLRNRARAYRALGRMESVVQDLRQVVSIQPTQVSDVLRLGDAMFDHGDYVEAQHLYDQALAFDAPPALHTWAKYRLAASLEYMGKSDEAAALLAEIRQLPTRSPELEHTIRSAATAVLDEMSSKETPPTRIPDAPIQS; from the coding sequence GTGAGGAAATTTACTTGGATTGCCCTGTTGTGTGTTTTCTGGCCCAGCGCAGTTTTGGGAGGCCCGTGTTCTGAATTTTCCTGGTACGTTTCCCGCGACATGATGATGCCGGAAATTATTCGACAGGGACAGGATGCAGTACGCGCGGGACAACTCTTGGAAGCCAGAGATATGTTTGCCACCTATTTAAAAGAGCAGGAGCATGGGCAGTTTGCAGAAGGGACCCGTTGGATCCTGTCCTCTCTTCCTGATCCGTTGGATGAACCGGGTAGAGAAAAATTTCAACGCATCGAGCGTCTGCAAGCGATGAAAATGAGTGATCCGCAGAGTGTGTATGTCCCATGGGCCGTGTGTGCCATGGGTAATGTGTATTGGGAGGCTGGATGGTTTTCAGAAGCCAGCGGAATATTCGAAGATTTTCTCCGGTCCTATCCCGATCATCCGTTAGCGGGAGGAGTCATGGTCGAAGCCGGACTAGGGTATCTGAGCAATAGGCAATATTTGGAGGCAGCACTGATTCTCAGACGAGTGGTAGAAGAACCCAAGTGGAGTGGCCATCGCCTGAAGGCGGCATTGGGGTTGGCGGATGCCACGGCCATGGCGAAGGCTTGGAAGCAGGCCTACTACTGGTACCGGGTGGTCGAAGCCGAAAAGCCTGAACTCATTCGCCGGTCTGGGAATTCATCGTATCAGTATGGATTAACGGAACTTGCGGTTGGAAATCCTGCCATGGCGATATCCAGATTTTTGTTGACGGTGAATCTTCATCCGCATGAGGAAACAGCCGGGATGGCCTTGAACCAAATATCCGAAAAATTACGGAAAGACGGGCATGAATATCTGGCCTTGTATTTTGCCGATCAAGCCCGACAACGTTTTCCCGACCAGGAACCCGGTCGACGTGGACAGGCCGCGCTCACCAGATGGGTCGTGGCGTTTGTCACCCAGGAGCACGCCAAGGAGGACTGGGTCAAAGAGTACCATCGGTTTGATGATTTGGAAATCTATCTCTCGCTCTCATGGGATTATGTTCTAGAAACGGCCGGTAAGCTCAGTCATGCCCTGGAAAGGGATGTGGCTGATGAGAGCCTGTTGTGGATGGGACAAGCCTATCAGGCGCTAGGGGAGTACGCTGATGCGGTTCAAACCTATACCCGTCTCATTGTCGTCACCTCGTCCGATGAGAGCCGCCAGACAGGTCAGGATCGACTCGCCCGCTTGTTACAGCATCAGATTCGTTCTTTCTATGATTCGAAAGCCTGGGTGCCGTTACTCAAGTTTCACACCGACTATCAAGACGCCTTTCAGCTGGTGCCATTGGAACGGGAGCGTCTCTTGATGGTGGCGCAGGCCTATCAGCAAGTGAATCTTCCGGCAGAAGCCTGGCATTGGTATGGCCAACTCTTAAAGGAGTACCCCGACAGTCCTCTTCGGGAGGACATTCGCCTTCAGCAGGTGGTGGTTGCTCAAGAGCAGAAAAACAAATCTTGGGTGCAAGAGGCGGGAACGTCCTATCTCCGTGAGTTTCCCAATGGCCGGGGGCGTGGGCAGGTGGAGACCATTCTTGCCTTGGAAGCTCTCACGGACAAACGGTATGCAGAAGCGATACAAGGTTTCTCGGCGGCTCTCCAGCATGTGGACGGTGAAATGGAGCAACGCTATGTGCTCCGGAATCGGGCACGCGCCTATCGAGCGCTCGGACGGATGGAGTCCGTGGTGCAAGACCTCCGACAGGTAGTGTCCATTCAACCCACGCAGGTTTCCGATGTCCTCCGTTTGGGGGATGCCATGTTTGATCATGGGGACTATGTCGAAGCTCAGCATCTGTACGATCAAGCCCTGGCCTTTGATGCGCCGCCGGCCTTGCACACCTGGGCCAAATATCGGCTAGCGGCCTCGCTTGAATACATGGGGAAGTCCGATGAAGCGGCCGCGCTGCTCGCTGAAATCCGTCAATTACCAACCCGTTCTCCAGAATTGGAACATACGATTCGTTCAGCCGCCACGGCGGTGTTGGATGAAATGTCCTCGAAAGAAACCCCACCAACCAGGATACCCGATGCCCCAATTCAATCCTAA
- a CDS encoding ATP-binding protein gives MPQFNPKPMIALSSKRNEELSWPTLDSIMEPTISSETLSLALEAKYAETQRLHHHLHRLVKSLPLPALLYNRKGRIVTANHEAHVLMGGIDWKKMNWQVQDLWTSLGWPPVPFSDWKWKAGRISCWDCPLGGMDQPSSLTVRYLKYEGDAHSGRTEQIQRLATIGEQVGKLAHDIRNPLASIEWFATLLGRDSPSGKGRQELADQLLHAIRSLDGLVSNLLTSTTPLKGNRQCVNLLELLDDVELLATFPLRTKRLTIHRQRETSLLEILGHEQLLKQALLNLLLNAIQASPPDGHIEIQCRRTSRPVSGGDVSTGVNGVALSIRDEGCGMSEEELTRVFQPFYSKRQGGTGLGLPIVKDIMQVHQGMIEMESLTGKGTTVKLFFPQ, from the coding sequence ATGCCCCAATTCAATCCTAAACCGATGATCGCTTTGAGTAGCAAGAGGAATGAGGAATTGAGCTGGCCGACACTCGACTCTATCATGGAGCCGACGATCTCCAGTGAAACCCTCAGCCTGGCGCTAGAGGCCAAATATGCAGAAACGCAACGATTGCATCATCACCTGCATCGTTTGGTGAAAAGTCTTCCGTTGCCTGCCCTGCTCTATAACCGCAAAGGGCGGATTGTGACGGCTAATCACGAGGCCCATGTGCTGATGGGCGGAATCGATTGGAAGAAGATGAACTGGCAGGTTCAGGATCTCTGGACAAGCCTGGGATGGCCACCGGTTCCCTTTTCCGACTGGAAGTGGAAGGCAGGCCGGATATCCTGTTGGGATTGTCCGTTAGGAGGGATGGATCAACCGTCCAGTCTGACGGTTCGTTATCTCAAATACGAAGGAGATGCGCACAGTGGACGAACGGAACAGATTCAACGTTTGGCAACCATAGGCGAACAGGTTGGGAAGCTGGCGCATGATATTCGAAATCCACTGGCGAGTATTGAATGGTTTGCCACACTGTTGGGGCGGGACAGTCCATCCGGTAAGGGACGTCAAGAGCTGGCGGATCAATTACTTCACGCCATTCGTTCATTAGATGGACTGGTCTCGAATCTCTTAACATCCACCACGCCATTGAAGGGAAATCGGCAGTGCGTGAATCTCTTGGAACTGTTGGATGATGTGGAGCTCTTGGCCACGTTTCCCCTCAGAACCAAACGGCTGACCATTCACCGGCAGCGAGAAACCTCGCTTCTCGAGATCTTGGGACATGAGCAGTTATTAAAACAGGCACTCTTGAATCTGCTCCTGAATGCCATTCAGGCCTCTCCACCTGATGGTCATATTGAGATTCAGTGCCGGCGGACTTCTCGGCCGGTTTCGGGAGGGGACGTCTCTACCGGAGTCAATGGCGTGGCATTGAGTATTCGAGATGAAGGATGTGGCATGTCGGAAGAAGAACTCACCAGAGTTTTTCAGCCATTTTATTCGAAACGTCAGGGAGGGACCGGCCTGGGACTCCCGATCGTGAAAGACATTATGCAGGTGCATCAAGGCATGATTGAGATGGAAAGCCTGACCGGCAAAGGCACAACCGTCAAACTATTTTTTCCTCAATAA
- a CDS encoding sigma-54-dependent transcriptional regulator — MIDTEGGVGRGILVVEDDEQLQSALTHALSQHGYAVTVARDGYEGLERMEREAPWLVLTDLNLPGKGGMDFLREVRSQGYHMPVVVMTAYGGVDAAVEALKYGATDFLQKPFPLDRLEKLIDQLKDAQPVSGLEVLREQERCRREEPREGFLTRDPKVLNTISMLEMVAASPATILIQGESGTGKEVLARHVHRHSPRASQPFVAINCAALPEGLLESELFGYEKGAFTGALARRCGKFELAHQGTLLLDEIGEMSLGLQAKLLRVLQEREVDRLGSRQPVQVDVRVIATTNRNLAQEVQSGRFREDVYYRLSVMPFTIPPLRDRPEDVQLLAEYFANRSLRRNRRTPCEISDEAMAYLKRRPWRGNVRELENVIERGVLLAGNGPLLIEHFQFEEPMLAANHASAPSGTIWEMERELILRTLERHDGNRTHAARTLGISIRTLRNKLREYRQLNGGLSLSI; from the coding sequence ATGATCGATACCGAGGGTGGAGTGGGCCGGGGTATTCTGGTCGTTGAAGATGATGAACAGTTGCAATCGGCCCTGACTCACGCGTTGAGTCAGCATGGGTATGCCGTCACGGTTGCCAGAGATGGCTATGAAGGATTGGAGCGGATGGAACGTGAGGCCCCCTGGCTGGTGCTGACTGATCTGAATTTGCCCGGCAAAGGAGGAATGGATTTTTTACGAGAAGTCCGAAGCCAGGGTTACCATATGCCGGTGGTGGTTATGACCGCCTATGGTGGAGTGGATGCAGCCGTCGAGGCCCTCAAATATGGGGCAACCGATTTTCTTCAAAAGCCATTTCCCCTTGATCGTCTCGAAAAACTCATAGACCAATTGAAAGATGCGCAGCCTGTGTCAGGGCTGGAGGTTCTGAGGGAACAGGAACGATGTCGCCGTGAAGAGCCGCGCGAAGGGTTTCTGACCAGGGATCCGAAAGTGTTGAACACGATCAGCATGTTGGAGATGGTGGCGGCCAGCCCGGCAACCATTTTGATTCAAGGCGAAAGCGGGACGGGAAAGGAAGTCCTGGCCCGGCATGTCCATCGTCATAGTCCCAGGGCTTCTCAACCATTTGTGGCGATCAATTGTGCCGCCCTGCCGGAAGGACTCTTGGAAAGTGAATTGTTTGGCTATGAAAAGGGGGCCTTTACCGGTGCGCTGGCGAGACGATGCGGCAAGTTTGAATTAGCTCACCAGGGAACATTGTTGTTGGATGAAATCGGAGAAATGAGTTTGGGATTACAAGCCAAATTACTCAGGGTCCTTCAAGAACGTGAAGTGGATCGCCTTGGCTCCAGGCAGCCGGTGCAGGTGGATGTGCGGGTGATTGCCACGACTAATCGGAATTTGGCGCAGGAAGTTCAGTCCGGCCGGTTTCGTGAGGATGTGTATTACCGGTTGAGTGTCATGCCGTTTACCATTCCGCCATTGCGTGATCGCCCGGAGGACGTTCAATTATTGGCGGAATATTTTGCCAATCGGTCATTGCGGCGAAACCGGCGCACGCCGTGCGAGATCTCAGATGAGGCGATGGCCTATTTAAAACGGCGGCCGTGGCGAGGAAACGTACGCGAACTGGAAAATGTGATTGAGCGGGGTGTGTTATTAGCCGGGAATGGACCATTACTGATTGAGCATTTTCAGTTTGAAGAACCCATGTTGGCGGCCAATCATGCCAGTGCGCCAAGTGGGACTATCTGGGAAATGGAACGAGAACTCATTTTGAGAACTCTGGAGCGCCATGATGGAAATCGGACGCATGCGGCCAGGACATTGGGAATCAGTATTCGTACCTTACGGAATAAATTACGGGAGTATCGACAGTTAAACGGGGGGCTTTCCCTGAGTATTTAA
- the flgB gene encoding flagellar basal body rod protein FlgB, whose product MMISPWDEGTRLFERSLDVRSGIQETIASNMANEETPGYKSRILPFQETFNAVLRGDGPLESVVTNPKHVRTASEDSRIFQHTIKQDAGAGLDENTVNLEKEMTLMAENTLMYMAVSQFLKGRFDGWNAAIDGGSGGR is encoded by the coding sequence ATGATGATTTCCCCGTGGGATGAAGGCACGCGACTCTTTGAGCGGTCACTGGATGTCCGGAGCGGCATTCAGGAAACGATTGCCTCCAACATGGCCAACGAAGAAACGCCTGGCTACAAGTCCAGGATCCTACCCTTCCAAGAAACCTTCAATGCAGTTCTTCGAGGGGATGGTCCATTGGAATCAGTCGTCACCAATCCAAAACATGTGCGCACGGCCTCAGAGGATTCCCGGATCTTTCAGCACACCATCAAACAGGATGCCGGAGCGGGGTTAGACGAGAATACCGTGAATTTGGAAAAAGAAATGACCCTGATGGCGGAAAATACCTTGATGTATATGGCGGTCAGTCAATTCTTAAAAGGGCGCTTCGATGGCTGGAATGCGGCCATTGATGGAGGGAGTGGCGGTAGGTGA
- the flgC gene encoding flagellar basal body rod protein FlgC, with amino-acid sequence MNIDRVFSVVGSALDAQRQRLNIIASNLANAESTRTPEGGPYIRRDVVFQASPAGQQFSNVFANAFGDQSGPSGVRVTDVIQDERPLRTVYDPSHPDADEQGYLHLPNVNPIEEMVNLMSATRAYEANLAVMETGKTMTLRALEMSR; translated from the coding sequence ATGAATATTGATCGAGTGTTTTCGGTTGTGGGGTCTGCTTTGGATGCACAGCGGCAGCGGTTAAATATCATTGCCAGCAATTTGGCCAATGCGGAATCCACCCGGACGCCGGAAGGGGGACCATACATCAGGCGTGATGTCGTGTTTCAAGCCTCACCGGCAGGGCAGCAGTTTTCCAATGTTTTTGCCAATGCCTTTGGCGACCAGTCCGGACCATCCGGCGTTCGGGTGACGGATGTGATCCAAGACGAGCGACCGTTAAGGACCGTGTACGATCCCAGTCATCCCGATGCGGATGAACAGGGGTATTTACACCTTCCCAATGTAAATCCGATCGAGGAAATGGTCAATCTCATGTCGGCGACCCGCGCCTACGAGGCCAATTTAGCCGTGATGGAAACCGGCAAGACGATGACGCTTCGTGCATTAGAAATGAGTCGTTAA
- the fliE gene encoding flagellar hook-basal body complex protein FliE → MDYLPIKSIEGVSEPFGVTPLKGPASQDQGFGDLLKKAVESVNTMQHEAGRLEDAVARGENVNIHQAVIAGEKAGLSFKLLMQVRNKVIDAYQEVMRMQV, encoded by the coding sequence ATGGACTATCTTCCGATAAAAAGCATTGAGGGTGTTTCAGAACCGTTTGGGGTCACCCCGCTCAAAGGCCCCGCCAGTCAGGACCAGGGATTCGGCGATCTCTTGAAAAAAGCGGTGGAGTCCGTCAATACCATGCAGCATGAGGCCGGACGTTTAGAAGATGCCGTCGCCCGTGGAGAGAACGTCAACATCCATCAAGCGGTCATCGCCGGAGAAAAGGCCGGTTTATCATTTAAGCTGTTAATGCAGGTCAGAAATAAAGTGATTGATGCGTATCAGGAAGTTATGCGGATGCAAGTGTAA
- the fliF gene encoding flagellar basal-body MS-ring/collar protein FliF, with protein sequence MDSLLSNFQALTLTQRIGVVVVLALALATIPMLMMVGKAPELVVLFSQLNPDDTRAIIQELGKQGAVYEVGEGGNTIKVPAERVHELRLQLASLGLPESAGVGFEIFDRTGLGVTPFTQQMNYRRALQGELARTIGQLSQVERVRVHLVMPEKRLFATEQKPAQAAVVLTLKRGAPLGGTQVQGIVHLVASSVEGLEPSQVTVVDNHGQVLSQNSADSDAQLTASQIETQRRVERDLEQRVQTMLDQVLGRDKSVIRVTAPLEFRQVEITEESFDPNSQVVRSENRSQEKVLESGSTHGGPGVPGVRSNVPSELKAGNGTEQKEAKRKNETLNYEVNRKVSKIIEPTGAIKRLSVAVLVDGTYEAAQGAEGQANENTAEKKYVPRPEQEIQNLVQIVKKAVGFSEERGDQIEVINVPFESPTILEGEESMTAGVQSFLATWGGFLKPILFFFLGVMVLWFVVRPMALNLTKPTAAAVVLPHKGLPATVTEYEAEISETPQEQAIKLAADNPASAAQVIRTWIKEEQGEKV encoded by the coding sequence ATGGACAGTCTCCTTAGTAATTTTCAAGCCCTAACTTTAACGCAGCGGATCGGCGTGGTGGTCGTCCTGGCCTTAGCCCTGGCGACCATTCCGATGTTGATGATGGTCGGAAAAGCCCCTGAATTGGTGGTCCTGTTCTCCCAGCTCAATCCCGACGATACGCGAGCGATTATCCAAGAACTTGGCAAGCAAGGCGCCGTCTATGAGGTGGGGGAAGGCGGGAATACGATTAAAGTTCCGGCAGAACGGGTGCATGAGTTGCGACTCCAGCTGGCGTCGTTGGGACTTCCTGAATCAGCTGGAGTGGGATTTGAAATTTTCGATCGAACCGGGCTGGGCGTGACGCCTTTTACGCAACAAATGAATTATCGACGCGCGCTTCAAGGAGAACTGGCCCGGACCATTGGCCAGTTATCCCAAGTTGAGCGGGTACGCGTGCATCTGGTGATGCCTGAGAAGCGTCTATTCGCGACGGAACAAAAGCCAGCCCAGGCGGCCGTCGTGTTGACGCTCAAGCGGGGGGCTCCTCTTGGTGGCACGCAGGTTCAGGGGATCGTGCATTTAGTCGCCAGTAGCGTTGAAGGATTAGAGCCCAGCCAGGTGACGGTCGTGGACAATCATGGTCAGGTGCTCAGTCAAAACTCTGCGGATAGTGACGCTCAACTGACGGCTTCTCAAATTGAAACGCAACGACGGGTAGAACGGGATCTGGAGCAACGGGTGCAGACGATGTTGGACCAGGTCTTGGGCCGGGACAAGTCTGTGATTCGGGTCACCGCGCCGTTGGAGTTTCGGCAAGTCGAAATCACCGAAGAAAGCTTTGACCCCAATAGCCAGGTGGTACGAAGCGAAAACCGGAGTCAGGAGAAGGTGTTGGAATCCGGTTCGACCCACGGTGGACCGGGTGTTCCAGGTGTCAGGAGCAATGTGCCCAGCGAGCTCAAGGCAGGCAACGGAACAGAGCAAAAAGAAGCCAAACGAAAAAATGAAACATTGAATTATGAAGTCAATCGTAAAGTGAGCAAAATCATTGAACCGACCGGCGCCATTAAGCGGTTAAGCGTGGCGGTCTTAGTGGACGGGACCTATGAGGCGGCTCAGGGGGCCGAGGGTCAGGCGAATGAGAATACGGCGGAAAAGAAATATGTGCCACGACCTGAGCAGGAAATCCAGAATTTGGTCCAAATTGTGAAAAAAGCGGTCGGATTCTCGGAAGAACGCGGGGATCAAATCGAAGTCATCAATGTGCCGTTTGAATCTCCCACCATCCTTGAGGGTGAGGAGAGTATGACGGCAGGTGTGCAATCGTTCCTGGCCACCTGGGGTGGATTTCTGAAGCCCATTCTCTTTTTCTTCCTGGGAGTGATGGTGTTGTGGTTTGTGGTTCGACCGATGGCGCTGAATCTCACCAAGCCTACTGCGGCAGCGGTGGTCCTGCCACACAAAGGCTTGCCGGCCACGGTGACCGAGTATGAAGCGGAAATTTCCGAAACTCCCCAGGAGCAAGCCATTAAGCTGGCAGCAGATAATCCGGCTTCCGCCGCGCAAGTGATTCGAACCTGGATCAAAGAAGAACAAGGAGAAAAGGTGTAA
- the fliG gene encoding flagellar motor switch protein FliG produces the protein MNSQLSGYEKAAILLLAIGESAAVEVLKVLDQKDIRQIGAYLGALVNVGQDEHRLVLKEFRELAGTSGLSVEGKTYLSKILNAALGKDKARRILSSLNTSENAGFETLKSLDAASIANLLAIEHPQTGALILANLESDHAAQILSLLPANKRDAIVYRLATTEEVSPNMLDELNAVLQEELRLGSSKNAVAVGGTGLVAEILNSVKRNVEGEILTSLESKNPEIAEEIRGKMFVFEDLENVDDRGMQELLREVSKEELLLALKPIDGPLRDKFFKNMSSRAAESLKEDMETRGPVKLSDVETAQQNIIKTVQRLAGEGRVVLGGKGEEQMV, from the coding sequence GTGAATAGCCAGTTGTCCGGATATGAAAAGGCGGCGATTTTGTTGCTGGCCATTGGGGAGAGTGCCGCGGTGGAAGTCTTGAAAGTGCTTGACCAAAAAGACATCCGGCAAATCGGTGCGTATTTGGGGGCGTTGGTCAATGTCGGGCAGGACGAACATCGGTTGGTGTTAAAGGAATTCCGGGAATTGGCCGGAACATCCGGTCTGTCGGTGGAAGGCAAAACCTATCTCTCAAAAATTCTCAATGCGGCCCTGGGAAAAGATAAAGCCCGGCGTATTCTGAGTTCCCTGAACACGTCGGAGAATGCCGGATTTGAAACCTTAAAATCCCTTGATGCGGCATCGATTGCGAATTTATTGGCCATTGAACATCCTCAAACAGGGGCATTGATTCTGGCCAATTTGGAATCCGATCACGCAGCTCAGATTTTATCATTGCTCCCTGCGAATAAACGGGATGCCATCGTCTACCGGCTAGCCACCACAGAAGAAGTTTCGCCCAATATGTTGGACGAATTAAATGCCGTACTTCAGGAGGAATTGCGCCTGGGTTCTTCCAAAAATGCGGTGGCTGTGGGTGGGACCGGACTGGTGGCCGAAATCCTCAATTCTGTGAAACGCAATGTGGAAGGGGAAATCCTGACCTCCCTGGAAAGCAAAAATCCGGAGATCGCCGAAGAAATCCGTGGGAAGATGTTCGTGTTCGAAGATCTGGAAAATGTCGATGATCGCGGGATGCAGGAATTGTTGCGTGAAGTCAGCAAAGAAGAATTACTGCTGGCTCTGAAGCCGATCGACGGTCCGCTCCGGGATAAATTCTTCAAGAATATGTCCAGTCGAGCGGCGGAATCCCTCAAGGAAGATATGGAGACTCGCGGCCCAGTCAAGCTGAGTGATGTGGAAACCGCTCAGCAGAACATTATTAAAACCGTTCAGCGCCTGGCCGGTGAAGGCCGCGTAGTATTGGGAGGAAAGGGTGAGGAGCAAATGGTCTAA
- a CDS encoding FliH/SctL family protein, with translation MEQDDAVKHFQMVELVHKSAKQRAEEAQPHDCRELQQAAFERGRQAGIAEGRAQCQAQVEEEVKKALRLANQIGRARVVALEEHERDIVEVALAISKKILLRECEIDKELVVRQVRQVLGLLPDKTLVTLKVHPQDFKILEPLQHTLRPEWADGDHLALEAFDDVDPGGCLVEQAGLLFDARLTQQLALVASEFGLEAPLP, from the coding sequence ATGGAACAGGATGACGCAGTCAAACATTTTCAGATGGTGGAATTAGTCCACAAAAGTGCGAAGCAACGCGCCGAGGAGGCCCAACCTCATGATTGCAGGGAACTCCAACAAGCCGCGTTTGAGCGGGGACGCCAGGCCGGGATCGCCGAGGGGCGTGCCCAGTGTCAAGCCCAAGTGGAGGAGGAGGTTAAAAAGGCACTCCGATTAGCCAATCAGATTGGTCGGGCCCGGGTGGTCGCGTTAGAAGAACATGAACGGGATATTGTGGAGGTCGCGCTGGCGATTAGCAAAAAAATCCTGTTACGGGAATGTGAGATCGATAAAGAACTCGTGGTTCGACAAGTGCGTCAGGTGCTTGGACTACTTCCCGACAAAACGTTAGTGACGCTGAAAGTCCATCCGCAAGACTTCAAAATCTTAGAGCCCCTTCAACACACATTACGCCCGGAGTGGGCCGATGGCGATCATCTGGCGCTTGAAGCCTTTGATGACGTGGATCCTGGTGGATGCCTGGTTGAGCAGGCCGGCCTCCTGTTCGATGCCAGGCTCACTCAACAACTGGCACTGGTGGCCAGCGAATTCGGATTGGAAGCACCCCTGCCATGA